Proteins encoded within one genomic window of Formosa agariphila KMM 3901:
- a CDS encoding NAD(P)/FAD-dependent oxidoreductase: MIKEIQLRVSLVEESKHQDSLLWKSAKKLDIPKEKITGIKVLRKSIDARKPAIYFNYKVAVYINEPLPETSSYTFDYKDVSKANPVHIIGFGPAGMYAALRCIELGFKPIVLERGKNVQDRRRDLRAINQDHHVDEDSNYCFGEGGAGTYSDGKLYTRSLKRGDVRRIFENLVYHGATDQILVDAHPHIGTNKLPKVVTNIRETILKYGGEVHFETRVTDFTITNNKIQAIQLLNGEELTANRVILATGHSARDIFYLLDKKKVAIEAKSFAMGVRVEHPQHIIDSIQYHCSGDRNELLPAAAYSLVQQVNGRGVYSFCMCPGGFIVPAATANGEVVVNGMSPSKRNNEFANSGIVVEINADTDLYKYEQFGALKALEYQKDLEKLAFTSGGRSQVAPAQRLTDFVEGRLSSDLNPTSYQPGIKSVPLHSLLPKLIGKSLRRGFESFGQKMKGYYTAEANIIGVESRTSSPVSIPRTEKLEHPQIEGLFPCGEGGGYAGGIISAAMDGERCAEAAVLGL, encoded by the coding sequence ATGATAAAAGAAATTCAGCTTCGTGTTTCTCTTGTAGAGGAATCTAAACACCAAGATAGTTTATTATGGAAGTCGGCTAAAAAGCTAGATATTCCTAAAGAAAAAATAACAGGCATTAAAGTGCTTCGAAAATCTATCGATGCGCGTAAACCTGCAATATACTTTAACTATAAGGTCGCCGTTTACATTAACGAGCCCCTTCCTGAAACCTCATCATACACGTTCGATTATAAAGACGTCTCAAAAGCGAACCCTGTACACATTATTGGGTTTGGTCCTGCTGGAATGTATGCTGCTTTACGTTGCATAGAATTAGGTTTTAAACCAATTGTTTTAGAACGCGGAAAAAATGTTCAGGATAGACGTCGTGACTTACGTGCCATTAATCAAGACCATCACGTCGATGAAGATTCTAATTATTGCTTTGGAGAAGGTGGCGCTGGAACCTATTCTGACGGAAAATTATACACACGTAGTTTAAAGCGTGGCGATGTCCGTCGTATTTTCGAAAATTTAGTCTATCACGGTGCAACAGACCAAATATTGGTTGATGCCCATCCACATATTGGAACCAATAAACTTCCTAAAGTGGTAACAAATATTCGTGAAACCATATTAAAGTATGGTGGGGAAGTTCATTTTGAAACCCGTGTAACAGATTTCACAATTACAAATAATAAAATACAAGCCATTCAATTATTAAATGGTGAAGAGCTAACTGCTAATCGTGTTATACTAGCTACAGGCCATTCGGCACGAGATATTTTCTACTTACTAGATAAAAAGAAAGTCGCTATTGAAGCAAAATCGTTTGCCATGGGCGTACGTGTAGAGCATCCGCAACATATTATCGATTCGATTCAGTACCATTGTAGCGGAGACCGAAACGAATTATTACCTGCAGCAGCTTATAGTTTAGTACAGCAAGTAAATGGTCGTGGTGTTTATTCGTTCTGTATGTGTCCTGGCGGTTTTATTGTGCCAGCCGCTACAGCAAACGGCGAGGTTGTTGTAAACGGAATGTCGCCATCGAAACGAAATAATGAATTTGCAAATTCTGGTATTGTAGTCGAAATTAACGCGGATACAGATTTATATAAATACGAACAGTTTGGAGCACTTAAAGCTCTAGAATATCAAAAAGACTTAGAAAAATTAGCCTTTACTTCTGGCGGAAGAAGTCAGGTCGCACCAGCCCAACGTTTAACAGATTTTGTGGAAGGCAGATTATCATCAGATTTAAATCCGACATCTTATCAACCAGGCATAAAAAGTGTGCCTTTACACTCTTTGCTACCTAAGCTAATAGGGAAAAGTTTACGTAGAGGTTTTGAATCCTTCGGACAAAAAATGAAAGGTTATTACACAGCTGAAGCCAACATTATCGGTGTAGAATCTAGAACATCATCGCCTGTAAGTATTCCTAGAACAGAAAAATTAGAACATCCACAAATTGAAGGTTTATTCCCTTGTGGTGAAGGAGGCGGTTATGCTGGCGGTATTATTTCTGCGGCTATGGATGGAGAACGCTGTGCAGAAGCTGCAGTACTAGGTTTATAA
- a CDS encoding dihydrofolate reductase: MFGNKKKEIPQIDKEQLELIKHAQKRIKQKKGLYTHFILFLIGSIAVIVANLGLHIGETYRPLNIDWFVFVIAFWSIFLIYHAFNVYVIHRFMGDSWQQEQLDILVAKQKAGIEKLKSKLPEVEPVSQTTSIPAIEEKKKLTKKQNLTLIVAASENNAIGKDNQLIWHLRDDLQRFKSLTSGHCIIMGRKTFESFPKPLPNRTHIVVTSQQRYKVPHGVIVVHNLDDALDAALEDKHPYVIGGGEIYKQALPFANKIELTRVHDTFDADTHFPELNLSEWREVQNIYHAKDEENDHAFSFITYERI, from the coding sequence ATGTTCGGCAATAAAAAAAAAGAAATCCCTCAAATAGATAAAGAGCAATTAGAGTTAATAAAACATGCACAAAAACGTATTAAACAAAAAAAAGGGTTATACACCCATTTCATTCTATTCTTAATAGGTTCTATAGCTGTAATTGTTGCTAATTTAGGACTTCATATTGGAGAAACTTACAGACCTTTAAATATAGATTGGTTTGTTTTTGTGATTGCTTTTTGGTCTATATTTTTAATTTATCATGCATTTAATGTTTATGTGATTCACCGCTTTATGGGAGATAGCTGGCAACAAGAACAATTAGATATTTTAGTTGCTAAACAAAAAGCTGGTATCGAAAAATTAAAATCGAAATTACCTGAAGTTGAACCTGTGTCTCAAACAACTTCTATTCCTGCAATAGAAGAAAAAAAAAAATTGACTAAGAAGCAAAATCTAACACTTATTGTAGCTGCTTCAGAAAATAATGCAATTGGAAAAGACAATCAATTAATTTGGCATTTACGAGACGACTTGCAACGTTTTAAGTCTTTAACGTCTGGGCATTGTATTATTATGGGACGTAAAACCTTTGAAAGTTTCCCGAAACCGTTACCAAATCGCACGCATATTGTTGTTACTTCTCAACAAAGATACAAAGTACCTCACGGGGTGATAGTTGTACATAATCTAGATGATGCTTTAGATGCAGCTTTAGAAGACAAACATCCATATGTTATTGGTGGTGGCGAGATTTATAAGCAAGCACTTCCTTTTGCTAATAAAATAGAATTGACTCGTGTACACGATACTTTTGATGCAGATACGCATTTCCCAGAACTAAACCTTTCCGAATGGAGAGAGGTTCAGAATATTTATCACGCCAAAGATGAAGAAAATGATCATGCCTTTTCGTTTATAACCTACGAACGTATTTAA
- a CDS encoding isoamylase early set domain-containing protein — MAISKQYLKSKPVCKVTFTVPAEDAKEVTVVGCFNEWDTKANPLKKLKNGTFKGAVSLDAEKSYEFRYLVDGEFQNEAEADAQVWNDFAGAENSVLSL; from the coding sequence ATGGCAATTTCAAAACAATATTTAAAAAGTAAGCCTGTTTGTAAAGTTACATTTACAGTGCCAGCTGAGGACGCTAAAGAGGTAACTGTAGTTGGTTGTTTTAATGAGTGGGATACGAAAGCGAATCCTTTAAAAAAGTTGAAAAACGGAACGTTTAAAGGCGCTGTAAGTTTAGATGCTGAAAAATCATACGAATTTAGATATTTGGTTGATGGAGAGTTTCAAAATGAAGCTGAAGCAGATGCTCAAGTATGGAATGATTTTGCAGGAGCAGAGAATAGCGTATTAAGTCTATAA
- a CDS encoding thymidylate synthase produces MKQYLDLVNHVLETGNEKGDRTGTGTKSVFGYQMRFDLSEGFPMVTTKKLHLKSIIYELLWFLKGDTNIKYLTDNGVKIWNEWADENGNLGPVYGHQWRNWNNDEIDQIKEIIETLKTNPNSRRMLVSAWNPSVLPDTSKSFSENVAEGKAALPPCHAFFQFYVADGKLSCQLYQRSADIFLGVPFNIASYALFTMMMAQVCGYQAGDFIHTFGDAHIYSNHMEQVKLQLSRDTKPLPKMILNPDVKDIFDFKFEDFSLEDYNPHPHIKGAVAI; encoded by the coding sequence ATGAAACAATATTTAGACCTTGTAAACCACGTTTTAGAAACAGGAAACGAAAAAGGAGACCGCACAGGAACGGGAACAAAGAGTGTGTTTGGTTATCAAATGCGCTTCGATTTAAGTGAAGGTTTCCCGATGGTTACCACCAAAAAACTGCATTTAAAATCTATTATTTACGAATTGCTTTGGTTTTTAAAAGGCGACACCAATATAAAGTACTTAACCGATAACGGTGTTAAAATTTGGAATGAATGGGCCGATGAGAATGGCAACTTAGGTCCTGTTTACGGACACCAATGGCGCAATTGGAACAATGATGAAATAGACCAAATTAAAGAGATTATTGAAACTCTTAAAACCAACCCGAATAGCAGACGCATGCTTGTTTCTGCTTGGAACCCGTCTGTACTTCCAGATACGTCTAAATCTTTTAGCGAAAATGTAGCCGAAGGAAAAGCAGCATTACCACCTTGTCATGCTTTTTTTCAGTTTTACGTCGCCGATGGAAAATTATCGTGTCAATTATATCAACGTAGTGCAGATATCTTTTTAGGAGTCCCTTTTAATATTGCATCGTATGCATTATTCACGATGATGATGGCTCAAGTTTGTGGTTACCAAGCTGGAGATTTTATCCACACATTTGGAGATGCCCACATCTATAGCAATCATATGGAACAAGTAAAACTGCAGTTAAGTAGAGATACAAAACCGCTTCCTAAAATGATTTTAAATCCGGACGTAAAAGATATCTTCGATTTTAAATTCGAAGATTTTAGTTTAGAAGATTATAACCCTCATCCGCATATAAAAGGTGCGGTAGCGATATAG
- a CDS encoding NupC/NupG family nucleoside CNT transporter, with the protein MKHLLFALALVFSGLFCGAQAQSIEKLWQLDQLQNKIEDSTQTANKTFETLNLQDGEFKITFKDQNAIPSTGDYMHQNKLLVFYYSSPTDDIQHFKISELTDSTLVFSEKQNTYTFRSIESDLKAAIATAEQDTIIPSQGFSTNSLLRGLLGMLVLLLICYLLSSNRKAINWKTIGVGLGAQAILAIGVLKIEFVQDAFEFVGKIFVKTLEFTQAGSQFLLGDMMNVDSFGFIFVFQILPTIIFFSALTSVLFYLGIIQIVVKGLAWVLTKLLGISGAESLSVAGNIFLGQTEAPLMIKAYLERMTRSEILLVMVGGMATVAGGVLAAYIGFLGGEDQALKIFYAKHLLTASVMAAPGAIVISKMLYPQQEKINSEIEVTQENIGSNILDAIANGTTEGLKLAANVGAMLLVFVAFIAMINYGFGKIGLIGGFNTWIAEHTPYKAFSLEFILGYLFSPLMWIIGVAKQDMALMGQLLGIKLAASEFVGYIQLAELKNIANPIHFKFEKSIIMATYMLCGFANFASIGIQIGGIGSLAPGQRKTLSEFGIRALIGGTIASLLSATIAGMIIG; encoded by the coding sequence ATGAAACACCTTTTATTTGCACTTGCTCTTGTTTTCTCCGGATTATTTTGTGGTGCTCAAGCACAAAGTATAGAAAAACTATGGCAACTAGACCAACTTCAAAACAAAATTGAAGATTCTACACAAACTGCAAATAAAACCTTTGAAACTTTAAATCTTCAAGACGGAGAATTTAAAATTACATTTAAAGATCAAAATGCAATACCTTCTACTGGAGATTATATGCATCAGAATAAATTATTGGTGTTTTATTACAGCTCACCTACAGATGATATTCAACATTTTAAGATTTCAGAATTAACAGATTCTACTTTAGTTTTTTCAGAAAAGCAAAACACCTATACCTTCCGCAGTATAGAATCAGATTTAAAAGCTGCAATTGCTACAGCAGAACAAGACACGATAATTCCTAGTCAAGGATTTTCTACAAATAGCTTATTACGTGGTTTACTAGGAATGTTAGTTTTACTACTAATTTGTTACCTCTTAAGCAGTAATAGAAAAGCTATAAACTGGAAAACCATTGGAGTGGGATTAGGTGCTCAGGCCATACTTGCAATAGGTGTTCTTAAAATTGAATTTGTACAAGACGCTTTTGAATTTGTAGGTAAAATATTCGTAAAAACATTAGAATTCACCCAAGCTGGAAGTCAGTTTCTATTGGGAGACATGATGAATGTTGACAGCTTTGGTTTTATATTCGTATTTCAAATTTTGCCAACTATTATCTTCTTTTCAGCTTTAACATCGGTATTATTTTATTTAGGTATTATTCAAATTGTAGTGAAAGGATTAGCTTGGGTATTAACTAAATTATTAGGTATTTCTGGAGCAGAGAGTTTAAGTGTTGCAGGAAATATATTTTTAGGTCAAACTGAAGCTCCATTAATGATTAAAGCCTATCTAGAACGCATGACACGTTCTGAGATTCTCCTTGTTATGGTTGGTGGAATGGCTACTGTAGCTGGTGGTGTTTTAGCAGCATACATAGGGTTTCTAGGAGGTGAAGATCAAGCCTTAAAAATATTTTATGCAAAGCATTTATTAACAGCATCTGTAATGGCTGCTCCTGGAGCTATTGTAATTTCTAAAATGCTATACCCACAACAAGAAAAAATTAATTCGGAAATAGAAGTCACTCAAGAAAACATTGGCTCTAACATATTAGATGCTATTGCCAACGGAACTACAGAAGGTTTAAAACTTGCTGCCAATGTTGGTGCTATGTTATTGGTTTTTGTGGCATTTATTGCAATGATTAATTATGGTTTTGGAAAAATTGGACTTATTGGTGGTTTCAACACTTGGATTGCAGAACACACACCATATAAAGCCTTTTCATTAGAATTTATTTTAGGGTATCTATTTTCTCCTTTAATGTGGATTATTGGTGTTGCAAAACAAGATATGGCACTTATGGGACAATTACTCGGGATTAAACTAGCTGCCAGCGAATTTGTAGGCTATATTCAATTAGCCGAATTAAAAAACATCGCAAATCCAATTCATTTTAAATTCGAAAAATCGATTATCATGGCCACTTATATGTTATGCGGATTTGCAAACTTTGCATCAATCGGTATTCAAATTGGAGGTATTGGATCCTTAGCACCTGGACAACGTAAAACCTTATCAGAATTTGGTATCCGTGCTTTAATTGGTGGTACTATCGCCTCTTTATTATCAGCAACAATTGCTGGTATGATTATCGGGTAA
- a CDS encoding bifunctional nuclease family protein, with protein MSLVRLNIKGISYSQTQNGAYALILNEVNGDRKLPIVIGAFEAQSIAIALEKEIRPPRPLTHDLFKNFSDRFDITIKQVIIHKLVDGVFYSSLICERDKIEEIIDARTSDAIALALRFQAPIFTYKNILDKAGIYLKVNPDKDNETSHDEDVLVEDLVAEELETSSSEDIYNAKTLDELNKLLAEAVMNEDYEKAAQIRDEISKR; from the coding sequence ATGAGTTTAGTTAGACTAAATATAAAAGGAATTTCCTACAGCCAAACGCAAAATGGCGCTTACGCTTTAATACTCAATGAGGTAAACGGTGATCGTAAATTACCTATAGTCATTGGGGCATTCGAAGCACAATCTATTGCCATAGCTCTTGAAAAAGAGATTAGGCCTCCACGTCCATTAACACACGATTTATTTAAGAATTTTTCAGACAGATTTGATATTACTATCAAGCAGGTTATTATTCATAAACTTGTAGATGGTGTATTTTATTCAAGTCTGATTTGCGAGCGTGATAAAATTGAAGAAATTATAGATGCTCGAACTAGCGACGCTATTGCTTTAGCATTACGTTTTCAGGCACCCATTTTTACGTATAAAAACATTTTGGATAAAGCTGGTATTTATTTAAAAGTGAATCCAGATAAAGACAATGAAACATCGCATGATGAAGATGTTTTAGTTGAAGATTTAGTGGCCGAAGAACTTGAAACCTCATCGAGTGAAGACATATACAACGCTAAAACTTTAGATGAATTAAATAAATTATTAGCTGAAGCAGTTATGAACGAAGATTATGAAAAAGCTGCCCAAATTCGAGATGAAATCTCGAAACGATAA
- a CDS encoding electron transfer flavoprotein subunit alpha/FixB family protein — translation MSVLVYTESEQGKFKKVAFEVASYARAVADQLGTSVTAISINAEDPSVLGTYGVTKVLNVKDAKLDAFNAKSYANVINQAATEEGSKVVIVSSSADSKYLAPLLAIALKAGYASNVVAAPSSVSPFTVKRTAFTNKAFNETSISTDIKLVGLSKNSFGLKEQATEAEVTNYSPSIPENGVHVESVDKATDKVTIADAEIVVSGGRGLKGPENWGMIEELAEVLGAATACSKPVSDLGWRPHGEHVGQTGKPVAANLYIAIGISGAIQHLAGINASKVKVVINTDPEAPFFKAADYGVVGDAFEVVPALIEKLKAFKAQNA, via the coding sequence ATGTCAGTTTTAGTATATACAGAATCAGAACAAGGTAAATTTAAAAAAGTAGCTTTCGAAGTTGCTTCTTACGCCAGAGCTGTTGCCGACCAATTAGGGACATCAGTTACTGCAATTTCTATTAATGCTGAAGACCCTTCGGTTTTAGGAACTTATGGTGTAACCAAAGTATTAAATGTTAAAGACGCTAAGTTAGATGCGTTTAATGCAAAATCTTATGCCAATGTTATTAATCAAGCAGCCACCGAAGAAGGCTCTAAAGTTGTAATTGTTAGTTCTAGCGCAGACAGTAAATATTTAGCACCATTATTAGCAATCGCTTTAAAAGCGGGATATGCCTCTAATGTTGTTGCCGCGCCTTCAAGCGTATCTCCATTTACGGTTAAACGTACAGCGTTTACAAACAAAGCATTTAACGAAACAAGCATCAGTACAGATATAAAATTAGTAGGACTGTCTAAAAATTCGTTCGGATTAAAAGAACAAGCTACCGAAGCTGAAGTTACTAATTATTCACCATCTATTCCTGAAAACGGCGTTCATGTTGAATCTGTAGATAAAGCCACAGATAAAGTAACCATAGCCGATGCAGAAATTGTAGTGTCTGGAGGTCGCGGATTAAAAGGTCCAGAAAACTGGGGTATGATTGAAGAATTAGCTGAAGTATTAGGCGCTGCTACCGCATGTTCTAAACCAGTTTCGGATTTAGGATGGAGACCACATGGCGAACACGTTGGACAAACAGGAAAACCTGTAGCAGCAAATTTATATATTGCTATCGGAATTTCGGGAGCAATTCAACACTTAGCAGGAATAAACGCATCGAAAGTAAAAGTCGTTATCAATACAGACCCAGAAGCACCTTTCTTTAAGGCTGCAGATTACGGTGTGGTTGGCGATGCCTTCGAGGTTGTACCTGCCTTAATTGAAAAATTAAAAGCCTTTAAAGCACAAAACGCTTAA
- a CDS encoding electron transfer flavoprotein subunit beta/FixA family protein, which translates to MKILVCISHVPDTTSKINFTEGDTKFDTNGVQFIINPNDEYGLTRAMWFKEKQGATVDVVNVGGPETEPTLRKALALGADGAIRVNTPALDGYAVAEQLAKVVTDGAYDLVIAGRESIDYNGGMVPGMLAGLIDANFINTCISLDIDGTNVKAIREIDGGKETVTTTLPLVVGAQKGLVDESDLRIPNMRGIMMARKKPLTILEPVDASTETVSVKFEKPTPKGAVTLVSPDNLDELVNLLHNEAKVI; encoded by the coding sequence ATGAAAATATTAGTGTGTATTAGTCACGTTCCAGATACGACTTCTAAAATAAATTTTACAGAAGGCGATACAAAATTTGATACCAACGGCGTTCAATTTATAATTAACCCAAACGACGAATACGGATTAACCCGTGCCATGTGGTTTAAAGAAAAACAAGGTGCAACTGTAGATGTTGTAAATGTTGGTGGACCAGAAACCGAACCTACGTTACGTAAAGCTTTAGCACTTGGTGCAGATGGCGCAATTCGTGTTAACACCCCAGCCTTAGATGGTTATGCCGTAGCAGAACAACTAGCAAAAGTGGTAACAGATGGTGCTTACGATTTAGTAATTGCCGGTAGAGAATCTATAGACTACAATGGCGGTATGGTGCCAGGCATGCTTGCTGGTTTAATAGATGCTAACTTTATAAATACATGTATTAGCTTAGACATTGATGGTACTAATGTTAAAGCCATTCGTGAAATTGATGGCGGTAAAGAAACTGTAACAACAACTTTACCTTTAGTAGTAGGCGCACAAAAAGGATTGGTTGATGAAAGCGATTTACGTATCCCGAACATGCGAGGTATTATGATGGCTCGTAAAAAACCTTTAACAATTTTAGAACCTGTAGACGCATCTACTGAAACCGTTTCTGTTAAATTCGAGAAACCAACTCCTAAAGGCGCTGTGACTTTAGTGTCTCCAGATAATTTAGATGAACTAGTTAATTTACTTCATAACGAAGCTAAAGTCATTTAA
- a CDS encoding pyruvate dehydrogenase complex E1 component subunit beta: MRTIQFREAICEAMSEEMRRDESIYLMGEEVAEYNGAYKASKGMLDEFGAKRVIDTPIAELGFAGIAVGSTMTGNRPIVEYMTFNFSLVGIDQIINNAAKIRQMSGGQFKCPIVFRGPTASAGQLGATHSQAFESWFANTPGLKVVVPSNVYDAKGLLKAAIRDDDPVIFMESEQMYGDKGEVPDGEYVLPIGVADIKREGTDVTIVSFGKIIKEAYKAADDLAKEGVSCEIIDLRTVRPLDINAVLKSVKKTNRLVILEEAWPFGNVSTEITYQVQSQAFDYLDAPIEKINTADTPAPYSPELLAEWLPNSNDVVKAVKKVMYKK; this comes from the coding sequence ATGAGAACAATTCAATTCAGAGAAGCGATTTGTGAAGCCATGAGTGAAGAAATGCGCAGAGATGAGAGCATTTACTTAATGGGTGAAGAAGTTGCTGAATACAACGGTGCATACAAAGCATCAAAAGGAATGTTAGACGAGTTTGGTGCAAAACGTGTTATCGATACACCAATTGCTGAATTAGGTTTTGCAGGAATAGCTGTTGGATCTACAATGACTGGTAACAGGCCAATCGTAGAGTATATGACCTTTAACTTTTCGCTAGTCGGAATTGATCAAATTATAAACAACGCTGCAAAAATTAGACAAATGTCTGGTGGGCAGTTTAAATGTCCAATCGTATTTAGAGGACCAACTGCATCTGCAGGACAATTAGGGGCAACGCACTCTCAAGCTTTCGAAAGCTGGTTTGCTAACACACCTGGTTTAAAAGTTGTAGTACCTTCTAACGTTTATGATGCTAAAGGACTTTTAAAAGCAGCTATTCGTGATGACGATCCAGTAATTTTCATGGAAAGTGAGCAAATGTATGGTGATAAAGGTGAAGTGCCAGATGGTGAGTATGTTTTACCAATTGGAGTTGCCGATATTAAAAGAGAAGGTACAGATGTTACTATCGTATCTTTTGGTAAAATCATCAAAGAAGCTTACAAAGCAGCAGACGATTTAGCTAAAGAAGGCGTGTCTTGCGAAATTATCGATTTACGTACTGTTCGTCCGTTAGATATTAACGCTGTTTTAAAATCTGTTAAGAAAACGAATAGATTAGTAATTTTAGAAGAAGCATGGCCATTTGGAAATGTATCTACAGAGATTACTTACCAAGTACAGTCACAAGCATTCGATTATTTAGATGCACCAATTGAAAAAATAAATACAGCAGATACTCCTGCACCTTATTCTCCAGAATTATTGGCAGAATGGTTACCTAACAGCAACGACGTTGTTAAGGCTGTAAAAAAAGTAATGTATAAAAAGTAA